Proteins from a genomic interval of Micromonospora sp. NBC_00389:
- a CDS encoding flavoprotein, with amino-acid sequence MAGSPHISGHREVLYVIACGSPLARHVGRLVDLAQQDGWEVCVVVTPDGAKFVDRPALARQTGHPVRTHYKNPGDPDVLPPADAMIVCPATVNTVNKWAAGIADTLALGLLVEAQGKGLPIVAVPYTNAAMAAHPAFRAGIARLAEWGVTVLFGDHVVALHPPGTGEQYLHAFPWSMPLTTLRAISWSAA; translated from the coding sequence ATGGCCGGTTCACCGCACATCAGCGGGCACCGCGAAGTGCTCTATGTCATCGCCTGCGGTTCGCCGCTGGCCCGGCACGTCGGGCGCCTGGTCGACCTGGCCCAGCAGGATGGTTGGGAGGTGTGCGTGGTCGTCACACCGGACGGCGCCAAGTTCGTCGACAGGCCCGCCCTGGCCCGGCAGACCGGCCACCCGGTGCGGACGCACTACAAGAACCCCGGTGATCCGGACGTGCTGCCGCCCGCCGACGCGATGATCGTCTGCCCCGCCACCGTGAACACGGTCAACAAGTGGGCGGCCGGGATCGCCGACACGTTGGCGCTCGGGCTGCTGGTCGAGGCGCAGGGCAAGGGCCTTCCGATCGTGGCGGTGCCGTACACCAACGCCGCGATGGCCGCCCACCCGGCGTTCCGGGCCGGCATCGCCCGGCTGGCCGAGTGGGGCGTCACGGTGCTCTTCGGTGATCACGTGGTCGCCCTGCATCCGCCGGGTACCGGCGAGCAGTACCTGCACGCGTTCCCCTGGTCGATGCCGCTGACCACGCTGCGCGCCATCTCCTGGAGCGCCGCCTAG
- a CDS encoding helix-turn-helix domain-containing protein, with amino-acid sequence MDELPVGRRVAYWRGRRKMSQQVFADRLGKSKSWVDKVERGVRRLDKFSVLYEIADILQVDVQLLMGKDPERRTDALNCIDQVEVQEIRAALERYDSMSAYFDAAPYPPPLDDMRKAVNHAWLTYQYGRYGMLTRALPKLLRDAQAADASYGGEQAAEAAHLLGQVYQIASSVLRKLGECELAWLAADRSMAVAQRADDQLLAGIATTRVCNALVAMGRARPALELNVNIANRLAPGGGNDASPARLSVYGMLLLQGAMAASRIGDSATVDDLINGAEEAATLLGGDQNHYWTSFGPTNVELHRAAAAVELGDGGRAVEVHQLRIVEPSFNALLPERRAHHLLDIARGFAQMGDVANAGEMLLRGDRLAPSEIRCRPIAHEVMSDILRRTRGAPPSPVAELAEHMGVGV; translated from the coding sequence ATGGACGAGCTACCCGTAGGGCGGCGAGTGGCCTACTGGCGGGGGCGACGCAAGATGTCGCAGCAGGTCTTCGCGGACCGGTTGGGCAAGTCGAAGAGCTGGGTGGACAAGGTCGAGCGGGGCGTCCGTCGGTTGGACAAGTTCTCGGTCCTCTACGAGATCGCCGACATCCTCCAGGTGGACGTGCAGCTGCTGATGGGCAAGGACCCGGAGCGGCGTACCGATGCGCTGAACTGCATCGACCAGGTCGAGGTGCAGGAGATCCGGGCGGCGCTGGAGCGGTACGACTCGATGAGCGCGTACTTCGACGCGGCGCCGTACCCGCCGCCGCTGGACGACATGCGCAAGGCCGTCAACCACGCCTGGCTCACCTACCAGTACGGCCGCTACGGGATGCTCACCCGCGCGCTGCCGAAGCTGCTGCGCGACGCCCAGGCGGCCGACGCCAGCTACGGCGGGGAGCAGGCCGCTGAGGCGGCACACCTGCTCGGGCAGGTCTACCAGATCGCCTCCTCGGTGCTGCGCAAGCTCGGCGAGTGCGAGCTGGCCTGGCTGGCCGCGGACCGGTCGATGGCGGTGGCCCAGCGGGCCGATGACCAACTGCTGGCCGGCATCGCCACCACCCGCGTGTGCAACGCCCTGGTCGCGATGGGCCGGGCCCGCCCGGCGCTGGAGCTGAACGTCAACATCGCCAACCGGCTCGCGCCCGGAGGTGGCAACGACGCCTCCCCGGCGCGGCTCTCCGTCTACGGCATGCTGCTGCTCCAGGGCGCCATGGCCGCTTCCCGGATCGGTGACTCGGCCACCGTCGACGACCTGATCAACGGCGCCGAGGAGGCTGCCACCCTGCTCGGCGGCGACCAGAACCACTACTGGACCTCGTTCGGCCCGACCAACGTCGAGCTGCACCGGGCCGCCGCCGCGGTGGAGCTGGGCGACGGGGGTCGGGCGGTGGAGGTGCATCAGTTGCGCATCGTGGAGCCCTCCTTCAACGCGTTGCTGCCCGAACGTCGCGCGCACCACCTGCTCGACATCGCCCGCGGTTTCGCCCAGATGGGCGACGTGGCGAACGCCGGCGAGATGCTGCTGCGCGGCGACCGGCTCGCTCCGTCGGAGATCCGCTGCCGGCCGATCGCGCACGAGGTGATGTCGGACATCCTGCGTCGCACACGTGGTGCGCCGCCTTCTCCGGTAGCGGAGTTGGCTGAGCACATGGGAGTAGGGGTATGA